From Romeriopsis navalis LEGE 11480, the proteins below share one genomic window:
- the dnaK gene encoding molecular chaperone DnaK: protein MGKVIGIDLGTTNSCVSVLEGDQSVVIANSEGGRTTPSIVGFGKNGDRLVGQLAKRQAVTNAENTVYSIKRFIGRRWEDTEEERSRCPYKCVSGKDNTVDVEIRGKSYTPQEISSMVLQRLKQDAEDYLGEPVTQAVITVPAYFSDAQRQATKDSGTIAGLEVLRIINEPTAAALAYGIDKQDQEQCVLVFDLGGGTFDVSILQLGDGVFEVKATSGNNHLGGDDFDAAIMKWLIDTFQAQEGIDLGADKMAIQRLREAAERAKIDLSGTMSTFINLPFITADDAGPKHLEMELSRAKFEELVTTLVAGTLEPIKNALKDSDMQPDEIDRILLVGGSTRIPAVQEAVKEFFGGKSPDRSVNPDEAVALGAAVQAGILGGEVKDLLLLDVTPLSLGIETLGEMFTKIIERNTTIPSSRTQVFSTATDGQTSVEVHVLQGERAMAKDNKSLGKFQLTGIPPAPRGVPQIEVSFEIDANGILKVSARDKGTGRAQGIEISNTGGLSQMEIERMRQESELYAEEDEQRKQVVELKNRADNLFYTYETTMRDNADMISEEMKQDAAEKHAILQAVVNNSDSTVGEVSSALENLQAILFGIGAAVYEGSSPETHDAATDDTPVAPDVNPAAPAAFDDDEPDAGAAPSQPAATPPSPVPPAAANDPFAEGGDDPFASAPVATPNNGSVAPSNDPFADLGDPDPFDSDATVTADYEAVD from the coding sequence ATGGGAAAAGTTATCGGAATTGACCTTGGCACCACCAATAGCTGCGTCTCGGTTTTAGAAGGCGACCAGTCTGTGGTGATTGCGAACTCAGAAGGGGGACGGACAACGCCCAGTATCGTTGGTTTCGGCAAGAACGGCGATCGGCTCGTTGGGCAATTGGCCAAGCGTCAAGCCGTCACTAATGCCGAGAACACGGTCTACAGCATCAAGCGGTTTATTGGACGGCGCTGGGAAGACACCGAAGAAGAGCGTTCCCGCTGTCCCTACAAATGCGTCTCCGGCAAGGACAACACCGTTGATGTCGAGATTCGCGGCAAATCCTATACGCCCCAAGAAATTTCCTCGATGGTGCTACAGCGCCTGAAGCAAGACGCAGAGGATTATTTAGGCGAACCGGTGACCCAAGCAGTAATTACTGTACCGGCTTACTTTAGTGATGCCCAGCGCCAAGCGACAAAAGACTCCGGGACGATCGCCGGCCTCGAAGTTCTCCGGATCATTAACGAGCCCACCGCCGCCGCCTTAGCCTACGGTATTGACAAGCAAGATCAAGAGCAATGTGTGCTCGTCTTTGACTTGGGCGGCGGCACCTTTGATGTCTCCATCCTGCAACTCGGTGATGGCGTATTTGAAGTTAAAGCCACCTCCGGCAACAACCATTTGGGGGGGGATGACTTTGATGCCGCCATCATGAAATGGCTCATTGACACGTTCCAAGCGCAGGAAGGAATTGACCTTGGGGCCGACAAGATGGCGATCCAGCGACTGCGGGAAGCCGCGGAGCGGGCCAAGATTGATCTATCCGGCACCATGTCGACGTTTATTAACTTGCCATTCATCACCGCTGATGATGCTGGTCCTAAGCACCTCGAAATGGAGCTTTCCCGGGCCAAGTTTGAAGAGCTCGTCACCACCCTGGTGGCCGGCACCTTGGAGCCGATCAAAAATGCCTTGAAAGATTCGGATATGCAGCCCGATGAAATCGATCGGATTTTGCTTGTCGGTGGTTCCACCCGAATTCCCGCCGTTCAGGAAGCCGTCAAGGAGTTCTTCGGGGGCAAGTCGCCGGATCGATCGGTCAATCCCGACGAAGCCGTAGCCCTTGGGGCCGCCGTCCAAGCCGGCATTCTCGGTGGTGAAGTAAAAGACCTGCTGCTGCTGGATGTCACACCGCTATCCCTCGGGATCGAAACCCTGGGTGAAATGTTCACCAAAATCATTGAGCGCAACACCACTATCCCCAGTAGCCGCACCCAGGTCTTCTCCACCGCAACAGATGGTCAAACTTCGGTCGAAGTCCATGTGCTCCAGGGTGAGCGAGCCATGGCCAAAGACAATAAGAGTCTTGGCAAGTTCCAACTAACCGGCATTCCACCGGCACCCCGCGGCGTCCCCCAAATCGAAGTTTCCTTCGAAATCGACGCAAACGGGATTTTGAAAGTCTCCGCCCGCGATAAAGGCACAGGCCGCGCCCAGGGAATTGAGATTTCTAACACTGGCGGTTTAAGCCAGATGGAAATCGAGCGCATGCGTCAGGAGTCGGAACTCTACGCCGAGGAAGATGAGCAACGCAAGCAAGTGGTCGAACTGAAGAACCGGGCGGATAACCTGTTCTATACCTACGAGACCACCATGCGCGATAACGCTGACATGATCTCAGAGGAGATGAAGCAAGACGCCGCGGAGAAGCATGCAATTCTCCAAGCAGTCGTCAATAATAGCGATTCCACCGTTGGAGAAGTATCGAGTGCGCTGGAAAATCTCCAGGCCATTCTGTTCGGCATTGGTGCGGCTGTCTACGAAGGCAGTAGTCCGGAAACCCATGATGCGGCGACCGATGACACGCCCGTCGCACCCGATGTTAATCCCGCCGCACCGGCTGCTTTTGATGATGATGAACCCGATGCTGGCGCAGCACCGAGTCAACCGGCAGCAACACCGCCATCGCCGGTGCCCCCAGCCGCCGCGAATGATCCCTTTGCCGAGGGCGGTGACGATCCCTTTGCCAGCGCGCCGGTAGCCACTCCCAACAATGGCAGCGTTGCTCCCAGTAACGACCCGTTTGCCGATCTTGGCGACCCGGACCCCTTTGATAGTGATGCAACCGTCACGGCCGATTACGAAGCCGTCGATTAG
- a CDS encoding type II secretion system F family protein, translated as MPNFVARVRDAEGISKKEKITADSLSDARTYLRDQGLFVQELRQDEGFSLQNLDWESIQASTAGVSVKDKAVFSRQFAALVNAGVAIVRGLGVLAEQCENPRMKKALMAISADVQQGVNLSDAMRKHPVCFDNLYVSMVQAGETGGVLDEVLNRLSKLLEDTARLQNQVKSAMAYPTVVGILATLIFIGMTVFLIPIFAGIFEELGTELPGFTLFMLGVSEFLRSPRVIILIVLVPLVIFAYKKYYSTRVGRETIDRLKLRMPLFGDLIQKTATARFCRTFGALTRSGVPILTSLEIVRDTAGNQVIANAVDEARKEIQTGGLISIALQKEQVFPSMAIQMISIGEETGEIDQMLMKVADFYEDEVEQAVKALTSIMEPIMILFLGGMVACILLAMYLPMFKVFEEIG; from the coding sequence ATGCCTAATTTTGTTGCTCGCGTCCGTGACGCCGAAGGAATTTCCAAGAAAGAGAAAATCACGGCGGATTCGCTCAGTGATGCGCGGACCTATCTGCGTGATCAAGGTCTGTTTGTGCAGGAACTGCGCCAGGATGAAGGGTTTAGTCTCCAAAATCTTGATTGGGAATCGATTCAGGCCAGTACAGCAGGGGTCTCAGTTAAAGATAAGGCAGTATTCTCGCGCCAATTTGCGGCGTTGGTGAATGCGGGTGTGGCGATCGTCCGTGGCCTTGGGGTCCTGGCCGAGCAATGCGAGAATCCCCGCATGAAAAAAGCGCTGATGGCGATTAGCGCCGATGTGCAGCAAGGGGTGAACTTATCCGATGCGATGCGCAAGCATCCGGTGTGTTTCGACAACCTGTACGTCAGTATGGTGCAAGCCGGTGAAACTGGTGGTGTACTGGACGAGGTATTGAACCGGCTGTCAAAATTGCTGGAAGATACGGCGCGATTGCAGAACCAGGTGAAGTCAGCGATGGCTTATCCCACAGTGGTGGGTATCCTGGCGACCCTGATCTTTATCGGTATGACCGTCTTCTTGATTCCGATTTTCGCCGGGATTTTTGAAGAACTCGGTACGGAATTGCCCGGCTTTACGCTGTTTATGTTGGGTGTGAGTGAATTTCTCCGCAGTCCTCGGGTGATTATTCTGATTGTGTTAGTCCCCTTGGTGATCTTTGCCTATAAGAAGTACTACAGCACGCGTGTTGGTCGTGAAACCATTGACCGTCTGAAGTTGCGCATGCCATTGTTTGGTGATTTGATCCAGAAAACGGCCACGGCGCGTTTTTGCCGTACCTTTGGTGCGTTGACCCGTTCCGGTGTGCCGATTTTGACTTCCCTGGAAATTGTGCGCGATACCGCGGGTAACCAGGTCATTGCGAACGCGGTTGATGAAGCCCGCAAGGAAATTCAGACCGGTGGTTTGATTAGTATTGCCTTGCAAAAAGAGCAAGTCTTCCCGTCAATGGCGATTCAGATGATTAGCATCGGTGAAGAAACCGGTGAAATCGATCAGATGCTGATGAAAGTTGCTGACTTCTATGAAGATGAGGTTGAACAAGCGGTGAAAGCCCTGACCAGTATTATGGAGCCGATTATGATTCTGTTCCTGGGTGGCATGGTTGCTTGTATTTTGCTGGCGATGTACTTGCCGATGTTCAAGGTGTTTGAAGAAATCGGTTAA
- a CDS encoding GspE/PulE family protein, whose protein sequence is MTNSSSSRRALVVQNNFSPFGNALIQSGFVNQEQLSQALVQSRKTGKPLTEALELITGKALSPELLRQYKKQQLFELKILYGVESLDPEINQVSSNQMGELIESLIPIDLCRRYRLLPLAKGETEPPFVLVAMVDPDNLDAQDDLNRVLRAKGLGLQRLVITLEDYNRLISEYLDGQVQRQQQLEQQAKVDVSADLEGLDLEEINEVDPADVDLDSADAEAAPIIALVNKILIKALQIGASDIHIEPQEEFLRIRFRRDGVLQEAFDPLPKKIIPAVTARFKIISQLDIAERRAPQDGRIRRIYDGRKIDFRVNTLPSKHGEKVVLRILDNSATQLGLDKLIEDPTSLQIVQEMVMRPFGLILVTGPTGSGKTTTLYSALAERNDPGVNISTAEDPIEYSLPGLTQVQVIREKGMDFAAILRAFLRQDPDVILVGETRDRETAKTAIEAALTGHLVLTTLHTNDAAGAIARLDEMGVEPFMVSGALVGVVAQRLVRRVCDECRVPYTPTPEELSRFGITGAGDAQITLYRANKLTPDQIQMARSGGTLCPKCSGGGYKGRCGVYEVMRVSETLQNLINDGAPTEQIKEVAVEEGMKTLLSYSLQLVKEGHTTLEEVERVTFTDTGLESELRAKRKSSLTCRTCAAELQQQWLDCPYCLTPRFQD, encoded by the coding sequence ATGACCAACTCTTCCTCATCGCGCCGCGCGCTTGTCGTTCAGAATAATTTCTCGCCGTTTGGCAACGCGCTGATTCAATCTGGGTTTGTAAACCAGGAGCAATTGAGTCAGGCGCTCGTGCAGAGCCGCAAAACCGGCAAACCTTTAACTGAGGCGTTGGAGCTGATTACGGGTAAGGCCCTGTCGCCGGAGCTGTTGCGGCAGTACAAGAAGCAGCAATTGTTCGAGCTTAAAATTCTCTACGGTGTTGAATCGCTCGATCCGGAAATTAATCAAGTCTCATCGAACCAGATGGGTGAGCTGATCGAAAGCCTCATTCCGATCGACCTGTGCCGGCGTTATCGGCTTTTGCCCTTGGCCAAAGGGGAGACAGAGCCGCCGTTTGTGTTGGTGGCCATGGTCGATCCCGATAATTTGGATGCGCAAGATGACTTGAATCGGGTGTTGCGGGCCAAGGGGCTGGGGCTGCAACGCTTGGTGATTACGCTGGAAGATTATAATCGGCTCATTTCCGAATATCTCGATGGCCAAGTGCAGCGTCAGCAGCAGTTGGAGCAGCAGGCGAAAGTCGACGTTAGTGCGGATCTAGAAGGTTTAGACCTCGAGGAGATCAATGAAGTTGATCCAGCCGATGTCGATCTTGATTCCGCCGACGCGGAAGCGGCACCGATTATTGCCTTGGTGAATAAGATTTTGATTAAGGCGCTGCAAATCGGTGCGTCGGATATTCATATCGAGCCGCAGGAAGAGTTCTTGCGCATTCGCTTCCGACGTGATGGCGTATTGCAGGAAGCCTTTGATCCCCTACCCAAGAAGATTATTCCTGCGGTCACGGCCCGCTTCAAAATTATTTCGCAGTTGGATATTGCCGAACGTCGAGCCCCGCAGGATGGGCGAATTCGCCGGATTTATGATGGCCGTAAGATTGACTTTCGAGTCAATACCTTGCCGAGTAAGCACGGTGAAAAAGTGGTCCTCCGAATTCTCGATAACTCGGCGACGCAGTTGGGCCTCGATAAACTAATCGAAGATCCCACTTCTTTGCAGATTGTCCAGGAAATGGTGATGCGGCCCTTTGGCCTGATTCTGGTGACCGGCCCGACCGGTTCCGGTAAAACCACGACCCTATATTCCGCCCTCGCCGAACGGAATGATCCAGGTGTCAATATTAGTACCGCTGAAGACCCAATTGAGTATTCGTTGCCTGGCCTGACACAGGTACAGGTAATCCGCGAAAAAGGGATGGACTTTGCCGCGATTCTGAGGGCCTTCCTGCGCCAAGACCCAGATGTGATTCTGGTGGGTGAGACCCGTGACCGGGAAACAGCGAAAACGGCGATTGAAGCGGCCTTGACCGGTCACTTAGTCTTAACCACATTGCATACCAACGATGCGGCGGGCGCGATCGCCCGGCTCGATGAGATGGGCGTGGAGCCGTTTATGGTGTCCGGTGCCCTTGTCGGCGTCGTGGCTCAGCGGTTGGTGCGGCGCGTCTGTGACGAGTGTCGCGTTCCCTATACGCCGACTCCCGAAGAGTTGTCTCGGTTCGGGATTACGGGCGCCGGTGATGCGCAAATTACGTTGTACCGTGCCAATAAGCTCACACCCGATCAGATCCAGATGGCTCGTAGTGGCGGGACACTATGTCCGAAGTGTAGTGGTGGTGGCTATAAAGGCCGCTGCGGTGTGTATGAGGTAATGCGCGTTTCCGAAACCCTGCAAAACTTGATCAATGATGGTGCGCCGACCGAGCAGATCAAGGAAGTGGCGGTTGAGGAAGGAATGAAGACGCTGCTCTCCTATAGCCTCCAACTGGTCAAAGAGGGCCATACGACGCTGGAGGAAGTGGAACGTGTGACCTTCACCGATACCGGTTTGGAATCGGAACTGCGGGCGAAACGCAAGAGCAGTCTCACTTGTCGGACTTGTGCGGCAGAGCTGCAGCAACAGTGGCTAGACTGTCCGTACTGCTTGACGCCGCGGTTCCAGGATTAA
- a CDS encoding cation:proton antiporter has protein sequence MGVRMVADYCSSIFPHLTFLATAAESVAESAEADSSLVLAGVLLSLVVIYFASKLGGEICARINLPTVLGELVGGVIIGVSAMHLLIFPGSGIDASASQIMQLLQGTTSLSPAELQATFSAQSEVISTLAEIGVVILLFEIGLESDLKELIRVGVQAGVVAIVGVTVPFGLGTAGLMWLFHIPAIPAIFAGAALTATSIGITAKVLAELQQLSSREGQIIIGAAVLDDVLGIIVLAVVGGLVKTGEVEIINVVYLVLSAAAFLIGGIWLGRLLSPFVVSLIDNLKTRGSLLLVSLGMAFVLSYVAVAIQLEAILGSFVAGLILAETAKRGELDEQIKPIADMLVPVFFVVVGARTDVSVLNPFNPANHEGLIIAAFLVAVALLGKVVTGFAVFGQPGINRWAIGIGMIPRGEVGLVFAAYGATTGALSPALQAAVIVMVILTTFVAPPMLRVAFSKGDAVPEVAGSES, from the coding sequence ATGGGAGTCCGTATGGTGGCTGATTATTGCAGCTCAATCTTCCCTCACTTAACCTTCCTCGCAACCGCAGCGGAATCAGTCGCTGAGAGTGCTGAAGCAGATTCTTCCCTCGTTTTGGCAGGGGTGCTGCTCAGTTTGGTCGTTATTTACTTTGCGAGTAAGTTAGGTGGGGAAATTTGTGCCCGGATTAATTTACCAACGGTTTTAGGCGAGCTGGTTGGGGGTGTAATTATTGGCGTTTCGGCCATGCACCTGTTGATTTTCCCCGGTAGTGGAATCGACGCAAGTGCCTCGCAAATTATGCAGTTGTTGCAGGGAACAACGTCACTGTCACCGGCGGAACTGCAAGCAACGTTTAGTGCGCAAAGCGAAGTGATCTCGACCCTGGCAGAAATCGGGGTTGTAATTTTGCTGTTTGAAATTGGGTTGGAATCTGATCTCAAAGAGCTGATTCGAGTTGGGGTTCAGGCCGGGGTCGTCGCCATTGTTGGTGTGACCGTGCCCTTTGGTTTGGGCACAGCTGGTTTGATGTGGTTATTTCATATCCCCGCGATTCCGGCAATTTTTGCCGGTGCGGCCTTGACGGCTACGAGTATTGGGATTACCGCCAAGGTGCTTGCCGAACTCCAACAGCTCTCCTCCCGCGAAGGCCAAATCATTATCGGCGCGGCCGTGCTCGATGATGTGCTGGGAATCATTGTCCTGGCGGTTGTGGGGGGATTGGTTAAAACGGGTGAGGTCGAGATTATCAATGTTGTCTATCTCGTGCTCAGTGCGGCCGCCTTCTTGATTGGGGGGATTTGGTTAGGCCGGTTACTGAGTCCTTTTGTCGTGTCGCTGATTGATAACCTCAAGACGCGGGGGAGTTTGCTGCTGGTGTCGTTGGGGATGGCGTTTGTGCTGTCCTATGTTGCTGTGGCGATTCAACTCGAAGCGATTCTCGGTTCCTTTGTAGCGGGTTTAATCCTGGCCGAGACGGCCAAACGGGGCGAATTGGATGAGCAGATTAAACCGATCGCCGATATGTTGGTGCCTGTCTTCTTTGTGGTTGTCGGAGCCCGCACTGATGTGAGTGTGCTGAATCCATTTAATCCAGCCAATCACGAAGGTCTGATTATTGCCGCCTTTTTAGTTGCGGTGGCCTTGCTCGGTAAGGTTGTGACGGGTTTTGCGGTGTTTGGTCAGCCGGGCATTAATCGCTGGGCGATCGGGATTGGCATGATTCCCCGTGGCGAAGTTGGTTTGGTCTTTGCGGCCTATGGTGCGACAACCGGGGCCTTATCGCCGGCGTTGCAAGCCGCCGTGATTGTGATGGTGATTCTGACGACCTTTGTGGCGCCGCCAATGCTGCGAGTTGCCTTTAGTAAGGGTGATGCGGTGCCGGAAGTGGCCGGTTCGGAATCTTAA
- the grpE gene encoding nucleotide exchange factor GrpE: MTEENKPVEANQPSTDGPDASPEAGETATDAAETDAVSAAAETIPELIDPEALEDGAEASADAASAEAGEMDEETDFEAAFMELRSTYAAKERECEALKADVEDRQNQHLRLAADFENFRRRTQKEKEDLEIQVKCSTINELLSVVDNFERARAQIKPQNDGEMNLHKSYQGVYKDLVDRLKKVGVSPMRAEGQQFDPNYHNAVMREPTAEHPDGTVIEELMRGYLIGERVLRHAMVKVATPPEDGADENTDETPAEE; encoded by the coding sequence ATGACGGAAGAGAACAAACCAGTTGAGGCCAATCAGCCGTCCACCGATGGACCGGATGCTTCACCTGAGGCCGGTGAAACAGCGACCGATGCCGCCGAAACTGATGCGGTTAGCGCTGCCGCTGAGACAATTCCCGAATTAATTGATCCAGAGGCGCTGGAAGATGGCGCTGAAGCATCAGCCGATGCCGCAAGCGCGGAAGCCGGTGAGATGGACGAAGAAACGGACTTTGAAGCGGCATTTATGGAGTTGCGATCGACCTATGCGGCCAAGGAGCGTGAATGTGAAGCCTTGAAGGCCGATGTTGAAGACCGCCAAAATCAGCATCTACGGTTAGCCGCTGACTTTGAGAATTTCCGGCGGCGCACCCAAAAGGAAAAGGAAGACCTGGAAATACAGGTTAAATGCAGCACGATCAATGAGCTTTTGTCAGTCGTCGATAACTTTGAACGGGCCCGGGCCCAAATCAAACCACAAAATGATGGCGAAATGAACCTACACAAGAGCTATCAAGGGGTTTATAAGGATCTCGTTGACCGACTCAAGAAAGTTGGCGTCTCCCCGATGCGGGCGGAAGGTCAACAGTTTGATCCGAATTATCACAATGCCGTCATGCGTGAACCTACCGCTGAGCATCCTGACGGCACAGTGATTGAGGAGTTAATGCGCGGTTATTTGATCGGGGAGCGGGTCCTGCGCCACGCCATGGTCAAAGTGGCCACACCACCAGAAGATGGTGCCGACGAAAATACCGACGAAACTCCGGCTGAAGAATAG
- a CDS encoding type IV pilus twitching motility protein PilT — translation MDLMIEDLMEQLIEMGGSDLHLTAGLPPYFRISGHLQPIGDRALSAEECQRLIFSMLNNTQRKNLEQNWELDCSYGVRGLARFRVNVYKDRGTYAACLRALSSKIPSFDKLGLPDVVREMAEKPRGLILVTGPTGSGKTTTLAAMIDLINRTRAEHILTVEDPIEFVYEPIKSLIHQRQLGEDTKSFSNALRAALREDPDIILVGEMRDLETISLAITAAETGHLVMGTLHTSSAAQTVDRIIDVFPSERQDQVRVQLSNSLIAVFSQTLAPKKNPKPGEYGRVMAQELMVVTPAISNLIREGKTAQIYSAIQTGGKLSMQTLERVLADLYNAGTITFETAMSKTSRPDELQRLIGGAGAAANPAGRR, via the coding sequence ATGGACTTGATGATTGAAGATTTGATGGAACAACTCATTGAAATGGGTGGTTCTGACTTGCACTTGACGGCAGGGTTGCCGCCGTACTTCCGGATTAGCGGTCACTTGCAGCCGATTGGCGATCGCGCGTTAAGTGCGGAGGAGTGCCAGCGCCTGATCTTCAGTATGCTCAACAATACCCAGCGCAAAAATCTGGAGCAAAATTGGGAGCTGGACTGTTCTTATGGGGTGCGCGGGTTAGCCCGTTTCCGCGTCAATGTCTACAAGGATCGGGGGACCTATGCGGCTTGTTTGCGTGCCTTGAGTTCCAAAATTCCGAGCTTTGACAAATTGGGCTTGCCGGATGTGGTGCGAGAGATGGCCGAAAAGCCCCGCGGCTTGATTTTGGTGACTGGCCCAACGGGTTCGGGTAAGACCACGACGTTGGCGGCGATGATTGACTTGATCAATCGGACGCGTGCTGAGCATATTTTGACTGTGGAAGACCCGATCGAGTTTGTTTACGAACCGATTAAGTCCCTAATTCACCAACGTCAGCTCGGCGAAGATACCAAGAGTTTCTCCAATGCGCTGCGGGCCGCTTTGCGGGAAGACCCCGATATTATTCTTGTGGGTGAGATGCGTGACTTAGAGACGATTTCGTTGGCGATTACGGCAGCGGAAACCGGTCACTTGGTCATGGGGACGTTGCACACGAGTTCTGCGGCCCAAACGGTTGACCGGATTATTGATGTGTTCCCCTCGGAACGTCAAGATCAGGTGCGGGTACAGCTCTCCAACTCCCTGATTGCCGTATTCAGTCAAACCCTAGCACCGAAGAAAAATCCCAAGCCAGGTGAGTATGGTCGCGTGATGGCCCAGGAGTTGATGGTGGTCACACCGGCGATTTCGAACTTGATTCGTGAGGGTAAGACCGCGCAGATTTACTCGGCGATTCAGACTGGCGGTAAGTTGAGTATGCAGACCCTGGAACGAGTGTTGGCCGATTTGTATAATGCTGGCACCATCACTTTCGAAACGGCGATGTCCAAAACCTCACGCCCTGACGAACTACAGCGTTTGATCGGCGGGGCCGGTGCGGCGGCGAATCCCGCTGGACGCCGCTAA
- a CDS encoding carbon-nitrogen hydrolase family protein yields MKSYLAAAVQMNSQPNLQKNLAQAEELIELAVKRGAELVTLPENFSFLGDEVAKQQQAATIAQESEKFLKTMAQRFQVMILGGGYPVPTASGKIYNTALLVDRNGQESSRYEKAHLFDVLIPDGETYQESAMVSAGQNLPQLCRTNDLGNMGLSVCYDVRFPELYRHLSNQGADVLFVPAAFTAYTGKDHWQVLLQARAIENTCYVIAPAQTGKHNPTRQSNGHAMIVDPWGVVLADAGEDTGVAIAEINPARLAQVRRQMPSLKHRVFS; encoded by the coding sequence ATGAAGTCTTATCTTGCTGCTGCCGTCCAGATGAATAGCCAACCAAATTTACAGAAGAATTTGGCGCAGGCAGAAGAGCTGATTGAGTTAGCAGTCAAGCGTGGTGCAGAATTAGTCACCTTGCCGGAAAATTTTTCCTTTTTAGGGGATGAAGTGGCCAAACAACAGCAAGCCGCGACCATCGCCCAAGAAAGTGAGAAATTTCTCAAAACCATGGCGCAGCGTTTCCAAGTGATGATCTTGGGCGGTGGATATCCCGTGCCGACCGCCAGTGGCAAGATTTATAACACGGCTTTGCTGGTTGACCGGAACGGCCAGGAATCGTCCCGTTATGAAAAAGCGCATTTATTCGACGTCCTGATTCCCGATGGTGAGACCTATCAAGAGTCGGCGATGGTCTCGGCTGGGCAGAATCTACCGCAGCTTTGTCGTACCAATGACCTTGGCAATATGGGCCTATCAGTTTGTTATGACGTGCGATTTCCTGAGTTGTACCGGCATCTCTCCAACCAGGGAGCTGATGTCCTGTTTGTCCCCGCCGCATTTACGGCCTATACCGGGAAAGACCACTGGCAGGTGCTATTGCAAGCCCGAGCGATCGAAAATACTTGCTATGTGATTGCGCCGGCCCAAACCGGCAAACATAATCCGACCCGTCAGTCGAATGGCCATGCGATGATTGTGGACCCTTGGGGCGTCGTTCTGGCAGATGCGGGAGAAGATACTGGGGTGGCGATCGCCGAAATTAATCCCGCCCGCTTGGCCCAAGTGCGTCGTCAAATGCCATCGCTCAAACACCGCGTTTTTAGCTAG